A part of Terriglobales bacterium genomic DNA contains:
- a CDS encoding GspE/PulE family protein yields the protein MANETNPAGGRRAPLFVNGGNGGRAPAASQADEEARAHDLAERYRSEYVDLKHFRIQHDLFRSIPVDLMFRYNFVPLEVTEDGRLAIAIDDPSKLMMIDEIGLLLGKRILTKVATLSQISDLLKKTEQSQRVLEEASEGFTLDVIREDELADETISIEKLTAEGDISPIIRLVDTTIFTALQRRASDIHIETRDDSVAIKYRIDGVLQPAMSPIARDHHSTIISRIKVMSELDIAERRVPQDGRFRVRYSNRSIDFRVSIMPSIHGEDAVLRVLDKESMSEKFRKLTLDVVGFSDEDLKKFRRYISEPYGMVLVTGPTGSGKTTTLYAALNEIKTDEDKIVTIEDPVEYQIRGVTQIPVNEKKGLTFARGLRSILRHDPDKIMVGEIRDTETAQIAIQSALTGHLVFTTVHANNVVDVIGRFLNMGVEAYNFVSSLNCILAQRLVRVICENCKRRVEYDADALEASGLIPAEWATMPFHEGAGCIECAGTGFRGRTAIHELLELSDNIREMILAKKPTSEIRREAKKEGMHFLRESALAKVKAGITTLREINKVTFIETTR from the coding sequence ATGGCCAACGAAACCAACCCGGCGGGGGGACGACGGGCGCCGTTGTTCGTGAACGGCGGCAACGGCGGCCGCGCGCCCGCGGCCAGCCAGGCCGACGAAGAAGCGCGCGCGCACGATCTGGCCGAACGCTATCGCTCGGAGTACGTGGACCTCAAGCACTTTCGCATCCAGCACGACCTGTTTCGCTCCATCCCCGTGGACCTGATGTTCCGCTACAACTTCGTGCCGCTGGAGGTGACCGAAGACGGGCGGCTGGCCATCGCCATCGACGATCCCAGCAAGCTGATGATGATCGACGAGATCGGGCTGCTGCTGGGCAAGCGCATCCTCACCAAGGTGGCGACCCTTTCGCAGATCAGCGACCTGCTGAAGAAGACCGAGCAGTCGCAGCGCGTACTGGAAGAAGCCAGCGAAGGCTTTACCCTGGACGTCATCCGCGAGGACGAGCTGGCGGACGAGACCATCTCCATCGAGAAGCTGACCGCCGAGGGCGACATCAGCCCCATCATCCGGCTGGTGGACACGACGATTTTCACCGCGCTGCAGCGGCGCGCTTCGGACATCCATATCGAGACGCGCGACGACTCGGTGGCCATCAAGTACCGCATTGACGGGGTGCTGCAGCCCGCCATGTCGCCCATCGCCCGCGACCATCACTCGACCATCATTTCGCGTATCAAGGTGATGAGCGAGCTGGATATCGCCGAGCGCCGCGTGCCCCAGGACGGCCGCTTCCGCGTGCGCTACAGCAACCGCTCCATCGACTTCCGCGTCTCCATCATGCCCTCCATCCACGGCGAAGACGCGGTGCTGCGCGTGCTGGATAAAGAGAGCATGAGCGAGAAGTTCCGCAAGCTCACGCTCGACGTGGTGGGCTTCAGCGATGAAGACCTGAAGAAATTCCGCCGCTACATCAGCGAGCCCTACGGCATGGTGTTAGTGACCGGGCCAACCGGTTCCGGTAAGACCACGACGCTCTACGCCGCGCTGAATGAGATCAAGACGGACGAAGACAAGATCGTAACCATCGAGGATCCGGTGGAGTACCAGATCCGCGGGGTCACACAGATCCCGGTAAACGAGAAGAAAGGGCTGACGTTCGCGCGCGGGCTGCGCTCCATCCTGCGGCACGACCCGGACAAGATCATGGTGGGCGAGATCCGCGACACGGAAACGGCACAGATCGCCATCCAATCCGCCCTGACCGGGCACCTGGTGTTCACCACCGTCCACGCCAACAACGTGGTGGATGTGATCGGGCGGTTCCTGAACATGGGAGTGGAGGCGTACAACTTCGTGTCGTCGCTGAACTGCATCCTGGCGCAGCGGCTGGTGCGGGTGATCTGCGAGAACTGCAAGCGGCGGGTGGAATACGACGCGGACGCGCTGGAGGCCAGCGGACTGATCCCCGCCGAATGGGCGACGATGCCGTTTCACGAGGGCGCAGGGTGCATCGAGTGCGCAGGGACTGGCTTCCGCGGGCGCACCGCCATCCATGAACTGCTGGAGCTGAGCGACAACATCCGCGAGATGATCCTGGCCAAGAAGCCCACCTCGGAGATCCGCCGCGAAGCCAAGAAGGAAGGCATGCACTTCCTGCGCGAGTCGGCGCTGGCCAAAGTGAAGGCGGGCATCACCACCCTGCGGGAAATCAACAAAGTCACGTTCATTGAGACGACGCGGTAG
- a CDS encoding type II secretion system F family protein, protein MAEFLIKMADEHGRLLEQVEDAHSEAEARERFSRQGFLVYSVRPRSLLAGGEVHLPQRRRIRLDDFVIFNQQFVTLIRAGLPILTALDLLKARQRNPYFRGLLEDVRDRVRSGELLSEAFAAQKAFPRLYTTTLLAGEKSGNLEEVMNRYIVFQRTASSVRKKLLASLVYPALLITLVIVMLIFLVTYVVPEFAKLFESLKAQLPPLTLFMLKVGVTLREHILLVTGSVLGIALLIRRWQRSPAGAERLDRVRLATPVLGEIWLKYQIAMFARMMSTLLAGGLPLVPALETAGASLESKYLSRGVIQAAHRVREGQPLSKSLEETGSFPDLSVEMIEVGESTGALPAMLNSVAEFYEEDVQTALTALMSLIEPAILIFMGLVVAFVLLSLYLPIFTLGAGGVAAR, encoded by the coding sequence ATGGCCGAGTTTCTCATCAAGATGGCCGACGAGCACGGCCGCCTGCTGGAGCAGGTGGAAGACGCGCATTCGGAAGCGGAGGCGCGCGAGCGTTTCTCCCGCCAGGGTTTTCTGGTCTACTCGGTGCGGCCACGCAGCCTGCTGGCCGGGGGCGAGGTCCACTTGCCCCAGCGCCGCCGGATCAGGCTGGACGACTTTGTCATCTTCAACCAGCAGTTCGTCACCTTGATCCGCGCCGGGCTGCCCATCCTGACCGCGCTCGATCTGCTGAAGGCCCGGCAGCGCAACCCCTATTTCCGCGGCCTGCTGGAGGACGTGCGCGACCGGGTACGCAGCGGCGAGCTGCTTTCCGAAGCCTTCGCTGCGCAGAAGGCTTTCCCCAGGCTCTATACCACCACGCTGCTGGCGGGCGAGAAGAGCGGCAACCTGGAAGAAGTGATGAACCGCTATATCGTCTTCCAGCGTACGGCCAGCTCGGTGCGCAAGAAGCTGCTGGCCTCGCTGGTCTATCCGGCGCTGCTGATCACGCTGGTGATCGTCATGCTGATCTTCCTGGTCACCTACGTGGTGCCGGAGTTCGCCAAGCTGTTCGAGTCGCTGAAGGCGCAGCTTCCCCCGCTCACCTTGTTCATGCTGAAGGTGGGCGTGACCTTGCGCGAACACATCCTGCTGGTGACCGGCAGCGTGCTGGGAATCGCGCTGCTCATCCGGCGCTGGCAGCGCAGCCCGGCGGGCGCGGAGCGGCTGGATCGCGTGCGGCTGGCGACACCGGTGCTGGGAGAGATCTGGCTGAAGTACCAGATCGCCATGTTTGCGCGCATGATGTCCACGCTGCTGGCCGGTGGATTGCCGCTGGTGCCGGCGTTGGAAACCGCCGGAGCGTCGCTGGAGAGCAAATATTTGTCGCGAGGGGTGATACAGGCCGCCCATCGGGTGCGTGAAGGCCAGCCGCTCTCCAAGAGCCTGGAGGAGACGGGCTCGTTCCCCGATCTTTCGGTGGAGATGATCGAAGTGGGCGAGTCCACCGGCGCGCTGCCCGCCATGCTGAATTCCGTGGCCGAGTTCTACGAAGAGGACGTGCAGACGGCGCTGACGGCGCTGATGTCGCTGATCGAGCCCGCCATCCTGATTTTCATGGGCCTGGTCGTGGCCTTCGTGCTGCTCTCGCTCTACCTGCCCATCTTCACACTGGGCGCGGGCGGCGTAGCGGCAAGGTGA
- the lolA gene encoding outer membrane lipoprotein chaperone LolA, which produces MPSKPHLMIFAVLLTLPLSAQVDVSALARSVDERYNRLQSLSAEFTEIYRGQGMARTESGTMWLKRPGRMRWEYRTPREKLFVTDGKTAYFYLPDERQVRRAPVKKLDDLRSPLRYLLGKSKLLKEFPDLAPSPDLKPLEPANTVLRGAPEHLADRVQQVWLEIAPDSRITRIVIEEVDGSTTEFRFRYLTENQLRDDAQFRFTPPAGTEVIETEAFEP; this is translated from the coding sequence ATGCCCAGCAAGCCCCACCTCATGATCTTCGCCGTGCTGCTCACCCTCCCTCTCTCCGCCCAAGTCGACGTCTCCGCTCTCGCCCGTTCCGTGGACGAGCGCTACAACCGCCTGCAATCGCTTTCGGCTGAGTTCACCGAGATCTACCGCGGCCAGGGGATGGCGCGCACCGAGAGCGGCACCATGTGGCTGAAGCGTCCCGGCAGAATGCGCTGGGAGTATCGGACGCCGCGCGAGAAGCTGTTCGTCACCGACGGCAAGACGGCTTACTTCTATCTTCCGGACGAGCGCCAGGTGCGCCGCGCTCCAGTCAAGAAGCTCGACGATCTGCGCTCCCCGCTGCGCTATCTCCTGGGCAAGTCGAAACTGCTGAAGGAATTTCCCGACCTCGCGCCTTCTCCGGACCTCAAGCCGCTGGAGCCCGCCAACACGGTATTGCGCGGCGCTCCCGAGCACCTAGCCGACCGCGTCCAGCAGGTGTGGCTGGAGATCGCGCCCGACTCGCGCATCACCCGCATCGTCATCGAGGAAGTGGACGGCTCGACCACCGAGTTCCGCTTTCGCTACCTGACGGAAAATCAACTCCGCGACGACGCCCAGTTCCGCTTCACGCCTCCGGCCGGGACCGAGGTGATTGAGACGGAAGCGTTCGAACCGTAA